From the Synchiropus splendidus isolate RoL2022-P1 chromosome 3, RoL_Sspl_1.0, whole genome shotgun sequence genome, the window TCTGTAAAGCTATCCAGTTTATCCTCCACCGCACCAGCCTGCTTCAGCCCCTCCTCCCACCTTCCATGAATACCATGGTATTGGTTTCTCGGGTACAGCAGAAGAGTGACCTCTTTCCACATATGGAGGCATTTGGTAGAACACTACTCCCATTGCTCTTGCTGTTGATGAATGGTCCAAATAGATCTATACATGTGTCAATGACCCTAGTCATGTCATCTTTAAGTACTCTAGAGGGCCAGGCAATGACTATGTGCTATGATTAATGCACTTTCTGAAACAGAAGCGCCCTGACGGAGGTCTCTGGTCCTGGTCTTGTCCACTGTCAGCCGCCGTAATGGTTCTGAAGCACAATTGaactgtgtttttcttctgtcacaTCCTGATATGCAAGCATTGGCACGCCCCCCCTCAAAAATACTATATACTAATTTTGCAGAATTAGCAAGTAGGTACTAGTGTACCAGGAGTTGTTTCTTCAGCGTAGGGGCACATTTTCCTCTTTCTCTACAAACTTAACAATCATTGGTTTTGACACCATCTTGGCTATTTTCATGTCCTTCATGGTTGAAAAATACTGCACTGATAGCAGAAGATGTGTGAGATGTGCTGTAAGTTGCATGTCAGCAAATGAGTTACATGTCATCTGTCAGCTCAGTGTTCGCTTCTGGACCCAGAGGTTCAGAGTTCGACACCCAGCATTTTTTTCTAAAGTTGttgaagaatgttcttgacagtaaaACCCCTGCTTACCAACCTTACCGTCTGAACAGACCACTCTATTCTGTTAGAATCGTGATCGCAGACCCAAAGTACCACATTGATCTTAGCTGATCGCTTTTGACTCCGGAAAGTGTCCCTCGGTCTGTCACTGTTAAAAATGTGCTGAATATGGTAAGCAAAGAAGTTAAATTCTTGAGAGTTGAGTGACTTATTTCATAACAGTTTATGATCAAATCACCAGTACCAGTAGTGTTTTATGGACAGATTTATGGACAAGACGGTGCTGTGTTTTCgtcacataaatgtcaaaacacatTCTTCAGCATTTGTGTCCAGAGACTCTGCAACTCTGGCTTCAATAACTAAGGCTTCAATAACTTTCTGGGCTTTTGGCTTTTGGCTCTTGGACTTGAGTGGACGCAATGATTCGGCTGAGAAGGGGGTGGTATCACTGAAGGGTACCTTTCAAACACATACAGTATTTCCTGAAAAAAGACAGTGTCTCGCCTTTCGACTCGCGATACCCCAGTCATGTGATCGATCATCCATGAGTGTTCCACAAGTGTACTAATGGTGTTAAATCTCAACTATGAACATATGTAAGTACATCACCATACACAGTACTTTTATGAGCGATTTAAACGAGTGAACAGTATTTGATCACCTTGTGCTTTGAGCCCTAAGTTCCCTACAACAATATCTACTTTCTTTACAGGAACAAAGCATGACCCACTGTGGTGCTTTGAATTCTTCCCTTTTGAACAAACAAAGTAATCCATTGGTTGACAACCTAATTCCAGGAACTAAGGATGACCTTCTCTGGTTCTTGGATTCTTGTATTTACATGCATCCATcatcagttaaccagcgcttagtcctgttcagggttgtggggagagctggagcctaacccagcggtcattgggcgagaggcaggaacacaccctggacaggtcgccagtccatggcagggcacacacaccattcattcatacacacacagacctaGGGGCTATTTTAGAGTTTCCATTTCATGGTGAATATGAGCATAGCTATGAAAAATTGGAACTCACTGAAAACTTAAAAGATTGCATACGCATTTCTCTGAAGCCAGTCAAGAATTATTCATGCTATGCATCAAATACACTGGGTCGTATGGATTTTCCCTCAGTCGTCATTACTGATGGATTTCTGTCTTGAACTTGAGATGAGATCATGCTAGTAAGGGTATGAAGACGGTATTTTACatgcacaaagacacacactggTAGGGACTCATCGTGTTCTTGTATGCAGCGCTGTACCTCAGCCTTTGTTGCAGTAAGGCTTTAATACATTTTTACTTGATTGTGGACGCATAAAGGTTCTCCACCTTAACATTAGGAGGAGAATCATTTTGTCTTTCTTCCGACGTAGGCAAAGTAGAagccaggggccacatgtggccctttccTGGATTTTCTTCCCCAAAAGTTACCGAGATATTCcagtatttatgatttatgttgGCTAGCATGTGGAGCACCTAGAATGTTGAAAGGAAATTTGTGCTGCTGTCTTTGCTCTCCAAATTGAAAAGTAGATGAATTTGCTGTAAGCCCTGACATGGCATTTGGGTCAAATATCGCTTTTGTAATTTGCAGTCTTGTGGGTGTACTGGGGAAGCTGGGGCTTCAGTTGGGGGCCTTTTTCAGCAGGGGTGCCATTGTTTTTAATAGAGCCCTTGAAGATTTTCGTCTCATGTTTGACAAAAAATACCTTCCCAAGCAGACTTGTCAAAGAGATGCTCACACTCTgccgtcgggtttaggttttcaaggtcttgtgtacaaggcgattggctatagcataagccgtccctagttccgagcacactacctccctttgcctctctggtaaagggcccctcgggtggtcaactcagtcagcctcttgttgcggacacggttctaagactataataagcatatcaactataccttattatattagtgagtagtgtcggcgcttcactgagcgggttatttaattagcccgacctgttaaaaaacaggttcttgaccttacaatgctacacctcttaccgtagtctctttacttaacttcgtttaaggactcatgatcggatcctaaatccattcctttcaaataacattttccccataaatgcctaaaactaccacctaatcattgacacaataattcaggatggaataatgctaccatgtgagacactcattacatgtgcaacaggaggaaatcaaacaataactcacctataacccaattgatggtagtaggtaggagccagttgattctttagtagtcagggatcaacgccgttgtgccttttcagtacttaattcgtactcaattttattatgtttttttgtcacaaaaatgtttcttcaaaaaattaataaaagaatagtaaaaacagcaaagtcaatcaagaataataaaatccataaactcaagggtatcgccagacgctgatacccaacaatatcaaaagtaccaccagacgctggtactagtacatatacttcaaaaaccatataatcaaaattacttcaataaaaaggattaattcaaaaatagtaagagagaaataaaagatgagttaaaatcagatggtctgagagcaaacagcaagagcaccgtcccaagataagatacaagaccttacagcggacagacgcgggcgaagatccaaaaagagcaagaacgcagggtcacatctccgagcgcttatatagcgacacacggctttgaagacataccgacgtccgttttctcacgccaaggcaattaatcatatctttaacttatcttgtttttctccagatggccttttgaagtccttccctcaaaaggatgcatgtttggtgatagatcatattagtgtcaattgcgtcagcacttgcatcatttttttacgtcactgatgcccggtttaccatattaggtcagtacatctactccatctttgccagcacgtgcgcttacaagttcaaactaagttcaagatggccaccttctcatgacttcaaacgagcgcgcctacaaggtcactcttagttcaaagcacacagctgttcgtgagttcaaacgctcacgatcaaaagcatacaggttcactaaagttcgaaacatcaaacaattaatgataaaaaatcagaaacaataccaaatattatttagcaggttttgattataatattttcgaacttccagtatatacaacacacTCATTGCATTGTAATCAGTTCATGGAAGCAAGTTTGCTTTGAGAACATAATCGTGGTTGGGATTGTGTTTTTCACTGAAGACTCACTCCTCTGCATCAGGTGTACAATTTCAAAATCTTGAGAAAGCAGATTTATcaacaaacattaaacattcaGGAGGACAAAAGTCAGATCCCATAGCGGCCGATCTGTCCTGTCGACCACAACTAAATGTAAATAGCTCTACCATGTTGAAAGTGTTGTCTCCGTAATAAATGTCAAACAATTCAGGGATGGTCTGTGTTTCATTCTGTCATAACAGAATGTTTTCTAGTGAATATTTGAGGGCTGGTTGGAAACTTGTTTGCTGTTTTGTCTGTTGCTTCTAAAGTTTTCCATGTTGATGTTCAAATCACCTGACCAGGTCCGATTAAAACCGGTTGAAAATTGActtttaatgttaaaaaaagaagaagtagCACAACATACAAACAAATTTACAGAGAAAAAACACAGGATTTTACCAATTTACCAGTCAGTCCCAGCATCTTCTGCGGCTCTTATGTGTCTCTTAGAATTCCGCTGTGCTACTGCCGCCTGCTGTCGGTTTAGAATTCCACAGAACTGTCTTATATTCTGTCTGACTGATTCATGAACATGACAAGAGACCACTAGATGTTCCATGCAACTCGTACTGCCGTATGACATCAAGAAGCTTTTTCCTGCCTTTAACTTGAACTCGGACAATCATTTGGCCAGGAAAAGGTGGGCTTCACTGAAGGAAGCCCTCCATAGAAAAATGCTACAATGATGGGTCACAATAATGTATAGAAACAAGGTCTATTAAGTATTATGAAGGTGGTGGACAAATCTTCTCAGGAACACAGGACTGTTCACTGCAGACCATGTTACCTTTCACAGTGGTGATATTTCAGTGCCGTAAAACACAAGAATTAGCTTGTTCTCAGCGGGCCAGGAGGTTCCATCATCTCCTACCAGCCTAACATTCAATCCCATCATCCGCTGTGACACTTGAAACAGGGTCGCTAGTTTTCAGATTCATCCAATAGATAGCTCTTGTCAAGGAATACACTGCAGGAAGAGCCATCTGTCCCCACGCCAAGTACAGCACCGTATATTTCTGAGCAAGCTTCCATGTCGCAGCCTGCAAGAAAAGGTCTCACTGATGATGCAGAAATCAgcagaggaaaatgtttttggagACTTCAGCTTTGGGGACACCCCAAGTTGCCCAGGGAAACAACTGTTCCTTCTACAGTAACCACCgcagttacactttagatttggGAACACAATTCATGCCTCCTTCGTCTGCTAATttacattagattagactgTAGAAACGAGTAATTACAGTGTAAAGCCTGAAAATATGGCACATACTGTAGTCGTAGTATTGTAGTAGAGTATAGTATAGTAGCAAAGTAGCATATCCAATGGTGGGCAAAGTCAGATGGAAAATGCTAAATAAATTTtagatgttgtttttgtttgtttgtttttcaacccCATAGCTAATAATAGTTATAATGAAATGTTATAATAAACATTtaatatttctccaaaaaaagaagatttcgtcccttaaaataaacaaaataaaatggggGGAAAACTTATAATATATTTCATATAGAATGGAgcaatgtaaaaaatatttttagcatGTAACATTTTGGTGTAATTGCAGGTTTTCCcatttttctccttgttttatgaTACAGCAGTAACTAAATCAATGTTAAATTCAagaattttcttttcttttctgtgtgTCCTTTTGTCTTGACATTCGTCGAGACTGTGGCAAGAGTCACAGTATGTAATGTGGCCacttaggaaatttaattgcccacacCTCTACTAGTCAGTACATTATAATGTGTCATAATTGgttaatatgctgctaatataCATTGCAATAGGTAGTTTatttaatatatgttccctcatCTGAAGTGTACCCCACTTCACTGACTGTATTAAAACAATAACTTCATTGTGTGGTGCGTTAAGAAAATGCATCTACAAAACATCTAAGAACTGAGAACAGCTCTCAGTTCacatgagattttcatgtttcctGCTGAATAAAAATTACACCAAGTATCAAATGTTTCTCTCTAATACAGAAAAACATGTCCATACCACGATTCCAACAGTGGAGAAGACAATAAGGAGGAAAATTAGACTGCAGACTGCGCTCCTCCTTCTGGGGTAGTGATGACCCACGTAGGAACTATCAatcagagttttttttaaacattacttTGGgtacttttttcctttttttttatcaagtggTAAAAAAAAGCTTACATTTTCTTGCAGTGTGGACACTGCGCAAGGGTCTCCCCAGAATTGTCCGTCCAAGTCCACTAAAACGAAAGCATACAGTCTGCTGAAACAGCGGTCGGTCCATTgaactttttcactttttcaatgCTACCACTAGGCCACGCTCTGGCCAAAGTGATGAGTGTGATAGTGTCATACCAGGAAGGAGCAGGCGCAGTGAATACAGATGACTCTGGCGCCAATTGGTTCACTTGTCGCAGGAGTGTCAGGGCTATCATCAGCAATGGGTCCAAGATTGATGATGCGCTTACTGGAAACAGAACAGttgagagtttgtgtgtttcatcttTGACAGAAAAATAATGGATGATCCCATAGCCGAACAGGAAACACGTATCAAACTAAAGAACAGCTTACCAAGAAGGTCGTGGGCAAGGAATAAGCTGGGCAGTGGCTTTACAGATCAACAGGAGGTTGCACTGGCAGCACACATACTTCTTTCCAACTGGAGCAGATTTTATTGGCTAGGAAAAAGGCACGATATAATACGCATTTAGTGAAGCACTCATCATGTACTGTCGTTCTCAATGACCAAAGCGCCAAGCTTTGACAGATTCTCTCTGGACTATGTTTGGTCAAAGGTGTTTTATAACCTTTTTAAGCCGCTGCACCCTTTGTTCATTGAGGAAATCCCCTGGCACGGCACCAAAGGTATCTTGGCTAAAGCCGACTTGTGCTTAGTGGAAAGTCGAAAATCCCTttcaatttgtgaaaaatagTAGCTACTGACACACAGCAATTGTGTTATGCTATTtgcataaaatgtatttgtttagaAAATGTCTCTAGAAAATGggcaaaaaatatatcatgatctATATAAATAACTATTTTGATTTCCTCATAATCTTTTTGCATTTAGGCAATTTCCTGACAAATCAATGAAGTTTTTCAGTGAGACGTGATGCTAGCCGTCAACCCTTTTATCTCTGCTGCGAAGACAGTCATTGGCGTCGCAGGTCCGACAAGGAACACTCGCCATCactctgtcgtgaaggtgtttggtcaagttagaggcacatcatgTTTCTAAACAACTCGAATGTGCGGCTTCTTCGCTGACAGTGTGTGTAGAAAGAGGAGCACCAAAAGCAGTGATGGATGACTcagcgcatcagcatagatctgtagcGTATAGAGAGAATGTCACAGAATCCACGTAGTCTCCTCATGTTGGTAGATTGTCAACACGTTCTTATtggtcatgatttaatgtcctCATATCGCCTCTATCTCTGGACATATGAGGTGAAATTAGATCATTTCCAATGACACACCAGTTGAAAAATACTTCCATTAGAGGACTGTGGGGTGCAGGTGTGGAAGTTTGCCACCAGGGAGGGATGAGTGCTAGGGTCACTCTGTGCCCATCCCGTTCACCAGACTACGAATAAAAGTGTACTGAGCGGTTGCTCATAGCATGGTCTGTAAATGTGTGTTGTTCATGTGGGCTTTTCTGCACGTGATGACGTTCTGTGAATAAATGAGTGTGGGTCACTAAAGACAGGGAGGAGGCAATGAAACCTTTCATGTAAGCGTGTGGAGACAAAACTTCGGTAGGTAGCAGTAGCTAGCTGGAGGCTAAGCTAATGTATTGCTCGAGGTGCCGTACTTTATTCCCCAGTAACATTACATTAAGTCCCTTAGATGACTTTTGAAGGACAGAGGCCACATTTGTGACTCTCACCAGACTGTGAATTAAAGTGAGCAGAGCGAACTGAAGCGGCAGCAAGGTGGCGCACTGGTTAGTGTTTCTGTTGAAGAACAGATTCCAATTTACTCACCGTCACTTCTTTGCACGCGTTACACTTGACGACATTCTGGTGAGCTTTTCCTTGCAGTGACACTGAATGCTGACAGACCCGGCAACGGATGAACGTGAAAGTGTCGCCCACCGTGGGCGCTGGCAAGAGCAGGGCAGGCTTGGTGTCTGTTAATACTGAGGAGTCATGAAGAGCACATGAATTATCCTGTGACTTAGGATCCAGTGGGCTTCTTTTCAGGTCATACAGCATAACAAAACAGGGCATATACTTTAtagctttcatttcattttacagcaaatGCCAGAATTACAAATATGGTGACTATTGTTCTCACACAGTACTACTATCTATTTAGCAAAACAGCTCTGAACTAGGACCTGACAACATGTCCCGCTTGGAGAAGGTTTCAATGTAGGACCGCCCCTGTACCAAGTGTTACTGAAGACTCACAAGCATTAGGTGGGAGGTTTTCATCTGCGTCGACGTAGATCGTGATGGGGGAATCGcaattcatttttcaactgTACTTCTTAATCTTCTTTACTTTACTCTGCTTTTGATTTACAGTCCAGCTGCCACATTGCAGTGATTTAAAGTGTTTCTGTACtggttgatgatgatgtcacacaggcAGTGCACCATCACAGACTTTGTAACCCTTCTTCCTCTTGCGATAAGGCGGTGGCGATGAGAACATTTAACTTTTAAGGGAATTTAAAGAGAGCTTTAAATTCCCTTTTTGTGCCGTccactcagtgacatcatcaggacATGCTAggccaacacacacagaaacacaggctGAAGATGAAGAGAAGTTCCCAATGGTGACAGAAGACGGCCTGTCAGAGAGATATGACTGGAACCAGCTAAGACCAGTGTCTTTGATTCAAACCCAGGAGCCAAAGCGGTCCAGTAAAATTTCATGGTCAACTGTGTGAAATGCTGCACTGAGATCTAACAGAATTATAATGTAGTTTTCACCTTTGTCTGCTGCTAAGAGGAGGTCATTGGTTAAGACCTGTTCCTGTGCTATGTCCTGTTCTAAAACCAGATCGGAATTTCCCAAAGTGTATTTGATGCCAGGACAAATGTTTTAATTGGTAAATTACTGCCAACTTAGTTTGTTATGTAACTGAGAAACCGGCGCACACCCAAGGGCGCCTTTGCTAACAGTGCCTGCTTTCAGAATTGAACGCAGCCATGTCAGATGAGATATCCACTGAAGAACAATATGTCACATGAATGCATGGAAGGAGAGCTAATAGAATGgggtgaggttttttttttttaccatgtgAGAGTGtagcaaaaatgaataatgtctGAGGAAACTCAGATATGTACTTCAACTACCAAAAACATCCAAAGGTGATTCTTTTTCTGAGAGAACATTTCCAAACCCCTTAGcaagattttattttactttaccCATTCTTTCAATGATTTTGAAAACTTCTATCACGATCTCAGTGGACGAGCCCCTTGAGAAAGGTTTCcagaggattaaaaaaatcttATGAAAATAAGTTCCTCACTCAATGATTCCGGTATCTCACAATGTAATTTGTTCTTATGAGAATCCTTCTTGGTCCTGCGGCCCCTCCTGCTCACACAGAGCGGAGCACACACTGATCAGTATTACTCAATATATATTCAGATTGTTGAATATGTTTGACGGTTATTTAAAAGGATTTTATATACCCTGGTTAGtgacttttcacgttttctgcacCATGTTGCTACGTACTGCACTCAGACAAGCCAGACATGGTTTTGCTGAAAGAAATGGTCATAAAGGAAATGTGTGTAGCTTCTCAATCATTCTGGTTTAATATTTAATCCAAAGAACAGGAATCGAAAAAGCCATTTCGGCAAAACATTGTCAGAATCTCTAGTCCGTTTGCTTTGTTCCTTCTTCAAGTCTTAGTTTGTTAGACCTGTTTGACAGCTTattgacaaaatatatatatatatattttttttaaactgtccaATTGGCTAtttttgtgtcatcactttatGGCATGACATTAATCATCTCCGGTACTTTTTGGTCACTTCCTCATACCGCGTCACACACCTGTGAAACTTGAAAGAAACAAACCAACCAGACGATCGGAGGGAGACAAAACTGTCATTCGCAGTCAAGCATTGAAGCACCATGTCTTACTGGCCGTGTCTGTTGGTGCTGCTCTTCAGCGGCTGTGAGGCTTCTCACTTCCTTGGCACTGTGATGACCTATTATCCCAAAGCCGCAGAGAATGGATCTTTCACAGTGAGtacagtgttttatttaacaAAAGATAACCTATGTCAATGTGCAAAGTCTGTACGAGGGTTTGTTGAATCAGTTCAAGAGTGATTTGAGGACCTTATTTAGCTAAACTACAGGCTGATGTACGTAGAATATATTTAATACACCACACTTTTATCACACTTGGGAAATGACTGAGCTACCTTGATTGAGTATTAAAATCAAACAGGTTTTGCTGGGGTTGGAGACTTTTTACAGCATTTTTTACGGATGCATTGTTTTTACAACCTTTGTATCACTCAAATCATCATTCAAATACTAAAATAATGCAATGACATGA encodes:
- the LOC128755419 gene encoding type I phosphatidylinositol 4,5-bisphosphate 4-phosphatase-A-like isoform X3; this translates as MNCDSPITIYVDADENLPPNALLTDTKPALLLPAPTVGDTFTFIRCRVCQHSVSLQGKAHQNVVKCNACKEVTPIKSAPVGKKYVCCQCNLLLICKATAQLIPCPRPSCKRIINLGPIADDSPDTPATSEPIGARVICIHCACSFLWTWTDNSGETLAQCPHCKKIQWKVEDEEANRQVSAGRSCLHQGRFYVPVLL
- the LOC128755419 gene encoding type I phosphatidylinositol 4,5-bisphosphate 4-phosphatase-A-like isoform X1, producing MNCDSPITIYVDADENLPPNALLTDTKPALLLPAPTVGDTFTFIRCRVCQHSVSLQGKAHQNVVKCNACKEVTPIKSAPVGKKYVCCQCNLLLICKATAQLIPCPRPSCKRIINLGPIADDSPDTPATSEPIGARVICIHCACSFLWTWTDNSGETLAQCPHCKKISYVGHHYPRRRSAVCSLIFLLIVFSTVGIVAATWKLAQKYTVLYLAWGQMALPAVYSLTRAIYWMNLKTSDPVSSVTADDGIEC
- the LOC128755419 gene encoding type I phosphatidylinositol 4,5-bisphosphate 4-phosphatase-A-like isoform X2, which produces MNCDSPITIYVDADENLPPNALLTDTKPALLLPAPTVGDTFTFIRCRVCQHSVSLQGKAHQNVVKCNACKEVTPIKSAPVGKKYVCCQCNLLLICKATAQLIPCPRPSCKRIINLGPIADDSPDTPATSEPIGARVICIHCACSFLWTWTDNSGETLAQCPHCKKISYVGHHYPRRRSAVCSLIFLLIVFSTVGIVTVEG